Below is a window of Nocardia asteroides DNA.
CGCCGCAGTCGCGGCACGGAGACACCGGTCTTGCCGGTCTCCACGGCGCTGAGCGTGGCCGGGCTGACCTCGATGCGCCGCGCGACCTCCCGCAGCGAGAGGCCGGCCGCGGTCCGCGCTTCCCGCAGCCGAGCGCCGAGGGTGGCGGAGTCGCCTTCGGTCGTGTTCACGATGTTCAGGATAGCTGAACAAATTGACCGTTGTCGAGCCGGATGATTGACAGGTAATGCGCGCACGTGCCACTGTCGACTGTGTTCACAGCCGAGCGAACGTTCGGCAAGCGCAGTGAGGAGCGACGCCGTGGCGATCGACCTGTCCCATCCCCCCGAGGTGCAGCACCTGGTCGAGCGCACCCGGGAGTTCATCCGCGACCGGGTACTGCCGATCGACGACGCCAACGACGGCGACATCGCCGCCGCCGGTGGTGACGCCCTGCGCGTCGACCTGCAGAAGGCGGCCCGCGAGGAGGGCGTCTTCGCCCCGCACGCGCCGGTCGAATACGGCGGCCTCGGCCTCGGCATGACCGACCGCGCCCCCGTCTTCGAGGAAGCCGGATACTCGCTGTTCGGCCCCACCGCGCTGAACATCGCGGCCCCGGACGAGGGCAATGTCCACATGCTCGCCCACATCGCCGACCCGGCGCAGAAGGAGCAGTACCTCGCCCCGCTCGCCCGCGGCGACCTGCGCTCGGCGTTCGCGATGACCGAACCGGCGCCCGGCGCGGGCTCGGACCCGTCGGCGCTGACCACGCGGGCCGAGCGCGCCGACGGCGGCTGGCGGATCAACGGCCGCAAGGCTTTCATCACCGGCGCCGACGGTGCCGGCTTCTTCATCATCATGGCCCGCACCTCCGGCGAACCGGGTGACCGCGGCGGCGCGACGATGTTCCTCGCGCCCGCCGACACCCCCGGCCTCCGGGTGGGCAGGCACATCGACACCCTGGACCGCTCGATGATCGGCGGCCACTGCGAGGTCTTCTTCGAGGACCTGCTCGTCCCCGCGGAGGCGGTGCTCGGCGCGGTCGACCGCGGCTTCGAATACGCGCAGGTCCGGCTCGGTCCCGCGCGGATGACGCACGTGATGCGCTGGCTCGGCGCCGCCCGCCGCGGACACGACGTGGCGGTGGACCGGGTTGCCGAGCGGCGCGGATTCGGTGGCAGGCTGGGCGATCTCGGCATGATCCAGGCGATGATCGCCGACAACGAGATCGATATCGCCGCCACCCGCGCGCTGCTGCTGCGCGCCTGCTGGGAACTCGATCGCGGTGAGTCCGCCGCGAACTCCACCTCGATCGCGAAGACCTTTGCCGCCGAGGCGATCTTCCGGATCATCGACCGGAGCATGCAGATGTGCGGTGGCCTCGGTGTCGCCGCCGACCTGCCGCTGGCCCGGCTCTCGCGCGAGGTCCGGCCCTTCCGGATCTACGACGGACCCTCCGAGGTGCACCGGTGGGCCATCGCCAAGCGCGCGGTGAGCGCGGCCGTGCGAGCGCGGAAGGCCGGCGAATGACCCTGCCCGGAATGGATGTCGCCGCGCTGGCGCGGTTCCTGCGCGCGCGGGGGGTGGAGGTCCGCGGCGAGCTGCGGGTCGACCTGATCAGCGGCGGCCGCTCGAATCTGACCTTCGTCGCCGCCGACGACGTCACCCGCTGGGTGGTGCGCCGTCCACCGGTAGCCGGGCTCACGCCCTCGGCGCACGACATGGCGCGCGAGTTCACCGTCACCGCGGCCCTGCAGAACTCGGAGGTCCCGGTCGCGCGGACCGTCGCGTTCGACGAGCAGGGCACCGCGCTCGGTGCGCCGATGACCGTCGTCGAATACATCGACGGCCTGGTCATCCGCGACCGCGACGAACTGGCCGTGCTCACCGACGCGCAGGTCGAGGCGAGCGTCACCGAGCTGGTCGACGTGCTCGCCCGGCTGCACGCGGTCGACGCGGCGGCGGTGGGGCTGGAGAAGTTCGGGCGCCCGGCCGGTTTCGTCGAGCGGCAGGTGAATCTGTGGGCGTCGCAATGGGATCGGGTGAAGACCCGCGACCTGGCCGATGTGCCGACCCTGCACGCCGCGCTGTCCGCGCGCATCCCGGCGCGGTCGGCGGGCTCGA
It encodes the following:
- a CDS encoding acyl-CoA dehydrogenase family protein; its protein translation is MAIDLSHPPEVQHLVERTREFIRDRVLPIDDANDGDIAAAGGDALRVDLQKAAREEGVFAPHAPVEYGGLGLGMTDRAPVFEEAGYSLFGPTALNIAAPDEGNVHMLAHIADPAQKEQYLAPLARGDLRSAFAMTEPAPGAGSDPSALTTRAERADGGWRINGRKAFITGADGAGFFIIMARTSGEPGDRGGATMFLAPADTPGLRVGRHIDTLDRSMIGGHCEVFFEDLLVPAEAVLGAVDRGFEYAQVRLGPARMTHVMRWLGAARRGHDVAVDRVAERRGFGGRLGDLGMIQAMIADNEIDIAATRALLLRACWELDRGESAANSTSIAKTFAAEAIFRIIDRSMQMCGGLGVAADLPLARLSREVRPFRIYDGPSEVHRWAIAKRAVSAAVRARKAGE
- a CDS encoding phosphotransferase family protein, yielding MTLPGMDVAALARFLRARGVEVRGELRVDLISGGRSNLTFVAADDVTRWVVRRPPVAGLTPSAHDMAREFTVTAALQNSEVPVARTVAFDEQGTALGAPMTVVEYIDGLVIRDRDELAVLTDAQVEASVTELVDVLARLHAVDAAAVGLEKFGRPAGFVERQVNLWASQWDRVKTRDLADVPTLHAALSARIPARSAGSIVHGDFRIDNTILDARDPGRVRAVVDWEMSTLGDPLTDAALMCVYRSPIFDVVLGSSAAWTSDRIPSADDLAQAYATASGRDLGDWGFYLALANFKLGIIGEGITHRALRGSGAGAAAERAAEATPEFMAAGLRALKGAHT